Proteins encoded together in one Tripterygium wilfordii isolate XIE 37 chromosome 14, ASM1340144v1, whole genome shotgun sequence window:
- the LOC120014648 gene encoding GDSL esterase/lipase At5g45670-like encodes MKMWRAVCLGLLVVGMQYVSTSKAEPQVPCYFIFGDSLVDNGNNNQLSSLARADYLPYGIDYPDGPTGRFCNGRTTVDFVAELLGFDSIIGPYASANGDEILQGVNYASAAAGIREETGRQLGGRITFSGQVTNYQNTVSQVVNLLGDEDSAAQYLSKCIYSIGMGSNDYLNNYFMPLYYNTGNQYTPDEYADDLIARYSTQLRSLYDYGARKLVLFGIGQIGCSPNQLAQNSPDGRTCVKRVNDANQIFNNRLISLVDEFNNQFTDARSIFINSFGINQDLLSNPGAYGLRVTNTGCCGVGRNNGQITCLPAQTPCQNRDEYLFWDAFHPTEAANSIIARRAYAAQSASDAYPFDIRRLALL; translated from the exons ATGAAGATGTGGAGAGCGGTGTGTTTGGGTTTGTTGGTTGTTGGTATGCAATATGTGAGTACTAGTAAAGCTGAACCACAAGTACCTTGTTACTTCATATTTGGTGACTCCCTTGTGGATAATGGCAACAACAATCAGCTTTCATCTTTGGCTAGAGCTGATTATTTGCCCTATGGCATTGACTACCCCGACGGCCCCACCGGTCGCTTCTGCAATGGTAGAACCACCGTCGACTTTGTCG CTGAGCTTTTGGGGTTTGATTCAATCATTGGTCCTTATGCAAGTGCAAATGGTGATGAAATTCTACAAGGAGTGAATTATGCATCAGCAGCAGCTGGAATCAGAGAGGAAACCGGCCGCCAACTG GGTGGTCGGATTACGTTTAGTGGGCAAGTGACGAATTATCAAAACACAGTGTCACAAGTAGTGAACTTGTTAGGTGATGAAGACTCGGCTGCACAATACCTAAGCAAGTGTATATACTCAATTGGGATGGGCAGCAATGACTACCTCAACAACTATTTCATGCCACTCTACTACAACACCGGCAACCAGTACACGCCGGACGAATACGCCGACGACCTCATTGCCCGTTACTCTACCCAACTGAGA AGTTTGTATGACTATGGAGCAAGAAAGCTTGTGTTGTTTGGAATAGGGCAGATAGGGTGCAGTCCAAACCAGTTGGCCCAGAACAGCCCGGATGGAAGAACCTGTGTTAAGAGGGTTAATGATGCTAATCAGATATTCAACAACAGGCTTATATCTCTAGTTGATGAATTCAACAATCAATTCACCGACGCGAGATCTATCTTCATCAATTCATTTGGGATTAACCAAGATTTGTTATCAAATCCGGGTGCTTATG GTTTACGGGTGACAAATACCGGGTGTTGCGGAGTTGGGAGGAACAATGGGCAAATTACATGTCTACCGGCGCAGACGCCTTGCCAGAACAGGGATGAGTATCTGTTTTGGGATGCATTTCACCCAACTGAGGCTGCAAACAGCATTATTGCCAGAAGAGCATACGCTGCTCAGTCTGCGTCCGACGCTTATCCCTTCGATATCCGCCGGTTGGCACTGCTCTGA
- the LOC120014649 gene encoding GDSL esterase/lipase At1g29660-like translates to MPDYLQGRRICINEQLRNHKNTVSKMVGILGNQDKATQQLNKCLYSVQVGSNDYLNNYFMPQHYNTSTQYTLEQYAGVLMEQFSRQMRILYGYGARKFALFGMAPIGCTPHAIKTYGTNGTLCVNKLNDAAQLFNDQLKLLIEQLRIELEDAKFVYVNMLGMIMQLPKHFPGTHISQTFNPLSYMTCL, encoded by the coding sequence ATGCCTGACTATTTGCAGGGTCGCCGCATCTGCATAAATGAGCAATTACGAAATCACAAAAATACAGTCTCAAAGATGGTTGGGATACTAGGGAATCAAGACAAAGCCACCCAGCAACTAAACAAGTGCTTGTATTCGGTTCAAGTAGGCAGTAATGATTACCTAAACAACTATTTCATGCCCCAACATTACAACACAAGCACCCAATACACTCTAGAGCAATATGCAGGTGTTCTTATGGAACAATTTTCTCGACAAATGAGGATTTTATATGGTTATGGAGCAAGGAAGTTTGCATTGTTTGGAATGGCGCCTATAGGTTGCACACCACATGCAATTAAGACTTATGGCACCAATGGCACCTTATGCGTCAACAAATTGAACGATGCAGCCCAGCTTTTCAACGATCAACTCAAATTGCTTATCGAACAACTCAGAATAGAATTGGAAGATGCAAAATTTGTTTATGTCAACATGTTGGGTATGATAATGCAATTGCCGAAACATTTTCCGGGTACGCATATCAGTCAAACATTTAATCCATTATCATACATGACTTGTTTATAG